A segment of the Arachis hypogaea cultivar Tifrunner chromosome 5, arahy.Tifrunner.gnm2.J5K5, whole genome shotgun sequence genome:
AAAAACATCAATGATGCTGATCAGGCGGGTAATGCAAGCGATGTCTGGTGCCACAGGGTGGAGGTTGTGTCTGCCTGAAGGGTCCGCTAGGCCGTGGATCCAGCGGAGGCTGTGCATGCAGAATGGGATCCTTTGAGTGTGGTAGAGGTGGTGGAGGTGGTGGATGATGTGGGGAAAGGGTGAGTGATGTAGTACTGCACCTAAGGATATGATGACTAAGTCTGATACTGAGGTTGTCCAGCTGCATAATATGGTGGTGAAAGCATTAGCTGGGATATAGTCATCAACCACCCGTAGTCGATGGATGGGGGTGTCGCATACTGAGCACCAGGGCGTACATCTGTGTTGTATGAGATGCTACCCCTCGGTGACAAGTACGGTACCCAAACTGAGGTAGAAGCAGGAGCAGATGAATGATAATGACCCTGTTCGAGACTCTGCTCCCTTCCCAAGCGAAACGGCTCCgcgttgtgctgcatgttctgcTGGACAATGGTATGAATCTAGAATACCTCGTTGAACTAGATCTCGTCAACCATCAAAGCCTTGTTACGAGTGCTCAATGCCCCGAGATCCATCCAACTAGGTGGGACTACATCCCAATCGTCTCGAAGTGGCTGTAAccctggtggtggtggtggtggtagaggaGGAAGAGAGAGTGGAGGTGGTGAGTCATTGTAGTCGGCTGGTATGTCACCGTGCTCCTCGCGTTCGTAATACTCAACCTCTTCCTTAGACTCTACATCCAACCACGCCCTGTGAGGCCTGACCCTCTCCCTTTGGGGCCCTCAGCTCTTCCACGGTCCCTGGCACCCCTTTCTCTTCTGGTCAGCCTCCAGGTGCCCGCTCGAACTTTCCTAGCACACCGACGATGATCAAGAACATCCCGAGGAAGGTTAAGCACGTCCCTAGGTTGGCTAGCAGTAGGCTGAGCGTCATTCGGTAGCTCCAACAATCTGGGATCATCAAGCACCTCCTGGCCAAAAGGATGTCTTATGCAGCAAGTCCGCCGGTATCAAGCCTAGTACTCCTGCGTAGGCCAATAGTTTGTGAATGGCTGAATAGAGATTCGATGGCCATTCTAGAATCGATCCCTCCAACCATCATACCACTGCTGAGGACGAGTAGGCCACTACACATCCTCGCCCCGTCCTGTGATGTTTCACTCGATCGACGTAGGGAAACTCAATAATGTTGAAACAGACGATGGGAACAACAATCATCCATGTCCCCCACTTGTCTCCTCTCTCCATCAGTCCGAGCACAGGGCCTATAGTGTTATGTCGTCGTACAGCGTCCAAAGGAACTAAAACATACCGTGTGATATAATTACCAGTAACAATTAACATTGGAGAtctaatttatttagtttaagcCAAATAAATAGAATTTTCTTACCTCATGTAACTGTAACTGATCCACGATAGATGCCATTGAAAAACTCTCTGGTCGTACGGGTCCCTATTTTGTTGGGTCATATTTATCAACTTATGGACATATGCAATAATAAAAGTGTCTCAATTTATGCAAGAGGATGttcaattacataaataaaaaaggaaaaaaccataATTAGTAATAGTTACCCCCGGGCCATGGGATACGTCGGAACCTGTCTCTCGGGTGGACACCATTGAAGAAGTCTATGGTATATCCAAAAGACTAAAATCAGAGTGCACCCACCAATGTCTGTGGTATCTCAATGTGCTGCAGAACATAAGAAATGGTACGTCTATGCTAGCATAGTGGATCCCCAGGACAGACCGTTTTCTGGAAATCATCCAGTAGTGGCAACCATCTGAGATGGACCTGATTGTTTGACTTGTCGGTCGTCAGGTAACCTTCGATCAGCAATAGCACCTCGTGTAATGTCGAAAGGTGGTTGTATAAGTAGTATCGGGCATATGCCGGACTCGGTTTCGAAGCTATGTCAGCTTGATGGAAAAGAACTCATTCCTTTGCGCACCCTGCTACTGCATAAGGAGGCCTGACATTGAGGAGCTGCTCTACCCACTCCCAAGTCTGGTGCTCGTACGTACCACGTTTGAAAATCATGCAAGCACCCATCAACTGCCTCTCTATGCGTATGTAACCCAAAGTGATACGCAATGTCCTGCAGGGTAATAGTGCACTCATCCCATGGCAGGCAGAAAATATGGGTCTTCAAATGCCAACGCTCCATGAATAGTGTTATCACGGAGTTGTCGAATACGAAGTTCCTGAGATGCACTGTGTTGCCAAATCCAGCTTCCCTTAAGTAAGGAAAAATAGCATCTGGTGGTGCAAGAGTGTGGCTTACTCGCCTAAAGAGAAGTAGGCGAGACCTTGataaaaaaaatggaataaaaaatttattttaaaaacgaACATTTAAATGttgaaataaaaagataaaaattatacTAAAGAAGAGTTTTACATTTAAACAGAATAATTGAATCTTAAAAATCAAACGTCGAAAAAGCATATTGAACAAACGTAATTTTCATTAAAACATTGAATAATGGTTAAAAAACACTACAAATTACCTACctcgtaaataaaatatttattttatgtatttaaaaaatcctaaatgCAAGAAATATATATTTCACATTAAAGACATCACAAATACAATaaatatttactaattaaattaatttaactaataaGTTAACTCATACTTATCAATTAACACTTACTAATAATATATTCTACTACCTAACATATACTACATCTATAAAAGTACCTAATCATGACTATAACTATATACTTGTTTAACTTAAACGTGAAAATATAACAATACTAACCTGGAAGTTAATTGTCTTAATAATATGCCATGTTGCGTTCAAGCGGTTGATGTCCTCATTCTGTGCATCTACACGCACCTTAATCTCCAAAGTAACTcgataatatgaataaaaatggCTAAAGATGGgagaaaactaatgaaaatagttGGAAAGTAAAGTCACATGTAAATGAATTTTATATATAGGcgtgtttattatttattttatttacagtgtaaacaaaataataatgtgtatatctcatttacactataaATAAGATAAATACATTAATTAcacaatatatatacaaatataatatatGTACATGGTATCGTATCTTATCTTATTTACTgtgcaaataatatatatatatatatatatatatatatatatatatatatttattgacatttcgtttatattataaataagataaataatatagTATAAATTTGTGAAAATGTTATAAATGATcggtatttttaaataaaatatttatttaaaaaaattcgggCGGGGATGGAGATACAATAGAGAGTAGAGACcaataatttctttttaaaaaaatgttattgcaaTAATATTTGAATGAACGAAAAAACAATCCCGTTCAACCACCACAAAAATTAcaaaagttaatttttatttatttctcgaTGTATAGCATTTTTCTTAACTAAGGAAACATCCATAATAAATAGAATATGCATGAATCCGATTTATTGTTAagacatattttaattatgagtttAGTTAACATGTAAACTAAAAACACATACAGTTTACGGTtaccaataaaaaattataaaaatatacagaATTTATTTGTATAATTTAAGACATAGGTAGTATATACACCGCCGATACACCTTTATTTGCCCACCATACACCGGCTCACAAATAACCATGGACCTTGCCTCAGACAAGTATTAAATAAACGAGTGAAATTTCAGCTTGGTTCTTAATAGTTTTTTCCTTAGACAAATTAGATAATTCCTAATAAaagaatgaattttttttaattttagaatattaagTGAATTAGTTTCTAATAAGATAAAATCatatattagtttttaataattttttgaatctgacaaattaatttgtttttcaaaatactaTAATTAATGAACTAAATTACttgaaattctaaaaataaaaatacctttctattttattagaagctaatttattaaatatttaaaaaatcgaTAATTAATTTGTCACTTTTTTTGGTTAAAAACTATATTAGATAAATCAAACTTTGCTCTCTTCAACTCTACTTGTTTTCCAAGCAGTGGCCCAACAAAAACACTTAGCGGTCAAAAGATgatttcttttttgttatttttcaataataataataataataataataataataacaataataatagtaacaTTTTTGTTAGTAATATATGGGCCAGGTGTTGTATGGGTAGAGGGCGTTTGGAGATTGGAGTGAAAATGAAGAATGAAGGCATATAGCACATGATATGATATATATCTACTTATCTATATATAAACATTTATACATAACATAACCACTGCTCATCACTCAGCTCCAAAGCATAGGACAAAACCGCCTTCAGTCTCTTTGGGATCCCAACACCAACAAAGCATGAAGGTACCTACATCATCATCTTAATTAACCCTCATATATATGCTTTCCATAAGCTCTTCAAGAATTTAAATTAACATCCCAACTATTGCAGCAAAAACTTGTTATCAAGGTGGAAATGCATTGTGAAAAATGCAGAAACAAGGCGTTGACCATTGCTGCAGATGTCAAaggttactatatatatataccatgCCAATTCAATTCTCTCtctcaatctctctctctctatatataaatTTACCTGTATATTTTTGTATATCACGAAGAGATGTATCATATATAGAGTCAACAGTTCTTTGATGAATATTATTGGTTCATAATCATTTTAACAGATACTTTAACAGGATCCTGTAATACACCCCAAAAGTAACacagattaattattatatattagtctaagaattaatttttgaagtaatatatattatttgttaataatatatataattggacTTATAATAAGTAAATttatatgaaaagaaaaatacagaaagcCGTGATGATATGTAATCATTAGCCAAATTTCataatattaattaacttttaaCTCTCGTAACAAGAAAATTATAAAACTCtctaaaaaggaaaaaataactGATATAAATCAATTGGTAAAAATTCAAGTGCAGTCATGAAGTTGATAGATGAGTACAGTaaaataatttgactgatttgactagaTTATTTTTATCTAACAACTCTCGATTATCAATTTGAATTTCACTGTACTTAAATTTCTACCAAAtcaatgtttaattatatattttatatcaacaaaaataactatatattttTGACGTTATTATTACATGTATAAAATTATCATGATGATAAAATAAGATTACAAAATTAGCACAGGTGTAACTTCGGTGGCACTagaaggagatgacaaagaccAAGTAGTGGTTACCGGGAGCAATATCAACACGATTTGCCTTTTGAACCAGCTTAACAAGAAGTTCAAGCGTAGCGTGTCGATTCTCATAATAGAAGatttgaagaaaaaggaggaggaagacaagaagaagaaagaggaagagaagaaaaagaaagacgaagaagaaaagaaaaagaaggaagaactaGAGAAGGCATACGCCCTTTTGTGTCATGCATTGAATTGTTCTGGCAAGTGTGATTTCTGCTCAAAGTGCGACATGACTAAGTGTCAATGCAAGTGTGCCATTATTGCATGCTCAAAATGCAAGGGGAAGTGTGAAAAGTGTGACAAGTGTGAAGGCCCCAAATGCAAATGCAAGTGTGAGTTGGCATGTTCAAAGTGTGAAATCCCTAAGTGTTATGGAAAATGTTCTAAGCCTCTTCCACCACCATACTACATTAATTGCCCTCCATGGTACAATAATCCTCCACCTTACTACTGTGATAGGGTTGTTTATGAATCAAACCCTGACAATTGCTCCATCATGTGATCAATTAATTCATAGTAAGATGTTCGGATCGGAATAATGTTCTCTGTTGATGATTGTCACAATTGTATTTAATTTGGTGTGTTCAATTTCGCATTCATAATATTTCGTGTAATTTCCGGAATTGCTCTCCAATGCAAGTTTGTAATATGAGAATTTGGGATCAAATAAACTTCTCCATTTATCTTTCTCTACTCCAATACTTGTTTTCCCTTAAAGTACTAATTTAATTCGTAATAGAGACGAGGGCttaaaattttactttagaggGACTAAATAAgtcaaattaaacaattttggACATCAATTTAATTATATTGGATGTCATGTTAGTGTTTAACGATCTGCGTTAATATTATATTAGCAACGGTTGAAATTAGTGACgaacaaaaatttataattatttggtcattttttaaaataaagaattaatttgattcgcattaaaaattttaataatcaaaTTGAACATTACCTTTTTGTTCCACAAGCTTTCTTGCATTTGAATCAATAATAGATTGTATGTCAGCCTAGTTAGTTTTACATAAAATAaagagattatatatataatgtttgcgtactataaaattaattcaaaataataGCAGTATTCATATATATAGCCCCCCTAGGTAAGTTGAATTCTCAAAGGTCTTGATAATTTTCAATTGGCATGCATAACAGGTATGAATGATTGAGGTTCAACAACCGAGTAGTTACAAGAAATGTCGTAGTCCAATTTTTCAAACCGCTCCTAATccttatatatataatgaataatgaATACAAGAACTTGTAATATCTGCTTGGAGTAAGAGGTTAGGCGAGATACGACTACAAAAACAATTCTTAATTAACCACATGCATTAGGAAAATAATGTCTATTAATTAGTAGTTACATATTCAGCTGGTTCTTGTAACTATTTCGTGAGTTAGGAAATGCTCTAATTAGTTTCGATGATCTAATCTTTTTTATTCCAAATCTCCTTTTAAGAAAACTTCTCTATAAACAATAAGAGAAAGTATAGgacattaatttttaattagttaatattaactaattttttaaaatttaaaattaagaatgtCAAAGTTAGGATAAtaaaataatctttaaaaaattgattgatgttatttgagaaaaaaaaaagttaatttcttAATATTActctaataacaataaaaaaaagagttCACAAATGTTCTCCTTTGACTCCAAAAAACCAATTCATATTACGAGTTGGAAAAAATTAATTCATAGTACTGATATTGTCAAAATATttgttttcatttcttttctGTCATGGACGTGAATTAGTACTGACCTTGGTCAAAATATTTTCGTGCCGCGTATCAAGTGTAAGtgttaaattattttgtaaaacAAAGTGTAAGTGCTAAATTTAAGAAATTTGGTTATTCAAGTGTTTAGAGCAAAAAGAGCTTAAAACAAGTAACAACcaaatttagattttttcttcAATAGTTTATCAACAATCACATCATGTTTCAAGTTAATTATAATCTTTTTCCCCAACTTAATGCTGGTCATATGTTTTAGAATAATTATACGAATAcactaaaataaatcactaaatactacatacttagagtttgattgtcaTTTTGTGTTTCAAAAAGTTCAAATTAAATCGATgaaatttttttcagttttttttagtttagtattAGATAGTGATTTTGACTCAGTGAGTTTTTTCTTTCGTAATGAACTGTTGGTACCAATCTTACATTTTGTCTCTGTTCTATGGACCGAGGAAAAAGGAAGCTCAACGGCAAGAGAATTGTAACATGAGAGAAACAAAGAGGTCAACCTCTTTACAACCGGACAAAAAGGTAAGGACTCTTATCTTTGGAGGTAAGGAAATCATGATCGGACTAGCGGACCTAAAACTATGAAACTTAGATGTGGGTATTTTGTCGAAATGGAATGACCTTATTTTactgttttcttaaaaaataaacaaaattttcgTAAATACATAGTGGatatttctaaataaaaaaagtatgtcCTAAGTTTTAGCATATTTATTAAATTTGTCTTTTTCgtcaatttttttatactaatttattcaaattaaaaattctttaTATTTACTATCTTTTAGCTTGGGAAGatatattaaaccataaaaaataaaaaaaatctatcaaatttagaagattaatataattattcttCTATTTCTGTTACATCAATGTTCTAGAAGTAGTGACTCGAGATTTTTTAGTGACTCACCATTCACTTTTGCATTTTAATATTTCATTCTTAGCATTTTATTagttaagaataattttttagaCTTTGAAGAACTGTCTACCATTATGTATTAATATCAATCATTTACAATGAATGAGAAATACACAATAGTTATTATTCACAATACCATGAGTCTTACTATTATCTATATGGGAacaattttgatttaaaaaaaatattttaaagttaaattAATGATTAATGTAAATTAGAAAGAGAATACCAATTAGGAATTGACTTAAATATACCAATTAATCTATCAAGAAAACGGGATGAAAAAGTATGAGGaatcaatgaaatatttatacaatatgtataataaaaatttatagtgtattaaaaatataatcattagtgttacttttTTCTATCAGTTAAAACTTTTGAGATGAGTGGTAtcatcatgacatggtattagaactTTAAATCTTAAAGTTCAAAAGTTCGATTTTTGATAAATCccaaaattaatttaaacttttgaaaagatatttattATTCCTAATACTCAGACAAATAGTCCATTGTATTGTTAAATACACATAAACGTTAAACAACTACGTTAATAAGATCTGGATTCCTTGTATACACGGCCGTACAAGTAGTAACAGACAAAAATGTACATAGATTAGTATATAACAAGTTATTAAAATAAAGGAATCGcctcatattttatttttcggaTAAGGACCAACTCTTTGTTGCCAAAAATATATTAAGTCAACAACATTtacgtatattttatatttatattgacTTGCCTTCAATCATCTCAATAATGCATGATTACTTATTCATATAAACAGCCAATaacctcttttattttttctttttcgtggGACCATAGATAATACATACACAATACTATGTCTAGTTGAAATTTTCGTCCATTATATTTTAAGGCGGATTATCGatttaattttatgaaaaatCTCCGATTAAATTACTCGAATATATATGCGCGTTATTACTTTAACGAATTCTGTTACATAGAGCTGATGATGGATTGATCCATAGTAGTCCATATAAAAATTACTGACACCTAATTAGATCGTTAATTAAATCACTGTATATGAtagatgataataaaaaaaaatgaataaaacccTAATTTGGTCTCCCATCGGTTTTTATGCTAATCATTGAAAGTGACCTAGTGGCTAAACACCGGTACTCTAAGATAGAGAAATCTTCGAAGTCTtctcataaattttaattttttcaagttaacacaaattaaataattaaattaaacttgcTAGGCCTTCTCTACAGATATAGCTAGATGCATATATAAACCTATTAAGGTATATACCCACTCAACTCCGATCCAAAGCATAGGACAAACAGGAAGAACTACTTGTTGTTCCTTTCTCATTGCAAGATCAGAGCATAATTTGGCTGTGGCTTCTCTCTAAATCAAGTTAACATTAAggtaaagataaaatttaaacacATAATAATAACCAAATGTTGTTTTATTTGCTTTTGCACGTCTGAATTATTTTGCTTCCGGATAAGTTCTTTTTTCTAATATAGAAATTCACTACCATCCATTAATTGCCAAAGCAGCTAGGCAACCAAAAATAGTTATGAATATCCACAAGCACAGTGATTAATATATAACAAACAAGGCGCTctatgtgtgtgtgtatatatatatataccgttttttatttttaactataaattttccgttttttatttttaactataaattttaagaaataatgttttttttttgtttatccaGACGGTATccccaacccgacaggttaaAGACTAATCCGTCGTGGATCTAAAAAATAATGTTTTAATTGATGATTTTTCATAATCTTTaagtataaacaaaaattaagattaaaattggTAAATTATTTAGTTgttctgtttatttttttaataggtGTTTTTGGGTTATTTTCTTATCctttaactttttctttttcattcttcggCCCTTTAATGACTTTTAATTTAGAGGAAT
Coding sequences within it:
- the LOC112799803 gene encoding uncharacterized protein isoform X2, encoding MQKQGVDHCCRCQSTGVTSVALEGDDKDQVVVTGSNINTICLLNQLNKKFKRSVSILIIEDLKKKEEEDKKKKEEEKKKKDEEEKKKKEELEKAYALLCHALNCSGKCDFCSKCDMTKCQCKCAIIACSKCKGKCEKCDKCEGPKCKCKCELACSKCEIPKCYGKCSKPLPPPYYINCPPWYNNPPPYYCDRVVYESNPDNCSIM
- the LOC112799803 gene encoding uncharacterized protein isoform X1, which encodes MKQKLVIKVEMHCEKCRNKALTIAADVKGVTSVALEGDDKDQVVVTGSNINTICLLNQLNKKFKRSVSILIIEDLKKKEEEDKKKKEEEKKKKDEEEKKKKEELEKAYALLCHALNCSGKCDFCSKCDMTKCQCKCAIIACSKCKGKCEKCDKCEGPKCKCKCELACSKCEIPKCYGKCSKPLPPPYYINCPPWYNNPPPYYCDRVVYESNPDNCSIM